A window of Longispora fulva contains these coding sequences:
- the eboE gene encoding metabolite traffic protein EboE yields the protein MRLNHPDGTVVHLAYCTNVHPAEDLAGILAQLDTFAAPVRATLDADVLGLGLWLAAPVAAALAADRALRVLLRRELDARGLEVVTFNGFPYQTFHAPVVKHAVYRPDWTDRRRLDYTLDLALILADLLPDDAARGSISTLPFGWRTPWGTAEADGAARLLDDLARGLARQHRAIRVAVEPEPGCVVETTPQAIAALSGVDPDRIGLCLDLAHLACAWEDPARAVASLAAAGVPVVKTQVSAALEVTDPRGAADILSGYAEPRFLHQTRTRAGAAYDDLPEALAADPDGPWRVHFHVPIHAAPEPPLSGTTPVLRAGLAALVGGPVALCDHLEVETYTWNVLPADRRPRDDAALVAGIAAEVAFAHRELLDLGLTPEGSAPASPDPGAEPAASDRTGTVAVTR from the coding sequence ATGCGGCTGAACCACCCCGACGGCACCGTCGTCCACCTTGCCTACTGCACCAACGTCCATCCGGCCGAGGATTTGGCCGGCATTCTCGCCCAGCTCGACACCTTCGCCGCACCGGTCCGCGCGACCCTCGACGCCGACGTGCTCGGCCTGGGCCTGTGGCTCGCCGCCCCGGTCGCCGCCGCCCTCGCGGCGGATCGAGCCCTCCGCGTTCTCCTGCGCCGCGAACTCGACGCCCGGGGCCTGGAGGTCGTCACCTTCAACGGCTTCCCGTACCAGACGTTCCACGCCCCGGTCGTCAAACACGCCGTCTACCGGCCCGACTGGACTGACCGCCGCCGCCTCGACTACACCCTCGACCTGGCCCTGATCCTCGCCGACCTGCTGCCCGACGACGCGGCCCGGGGCTCGATCTCCACCCTCCCGTTCGGCTGGCGCACCCCGTGGGGGACCGCCGAGGCCGACGGGGCCGCGCGCCTGCTCGACGACCTCGCCCGGGGCCTCGCCCGGCAGCACCGCGCCATCCGGGTCGCCGTCGAGCCGGAACCCGGCTGCGTCGTGGAGACCACCCCCCAGGCGATCGCCGCCCTGTCCGGCGTCGACCCCGACCGGATCGGACTCTGCCTGGACCTCGCGCACCTCGCCTGCGCCTGGGAGGACCCGGCCAGGGCCGTCGCCAGCCTCGCCGCCGCCGGCGTCCCGGTCGTCAAGACCCAGGTCTCCGCCGCGCTGGAGGTCACAGACCCGCGCGGCGCGGCGGACATCCTCTCCGGGTACGCCGAGCCACGCTTCCTGCACCAGACCCGCACCCGCGCCGGTGCCGCCTACGACGACCTGCCCGAGGCACTGGCCGCCGACCCCGACGGCCCGTGGCGGGTGCACTTCCACGTGCCGATCCACGCCGCCCCCGAGCCGCCACTGTCGGGCACCACACCTGTGCTGCGGGCCGGACTGGCCGCCCTGGTCGGGGGGCCGGTAGCGCTGTGCGACCACCTGGAGGTGGAGACGTACACCTGGAACGTCCTGCCCGCCGACCGCAGGCCCCGCGACGACGCTGCGCTGGTGGCCGGCATCGCCGCCGAGGTGGCCTTCGCGCACCGCGAACTCCTCGACCTGGGCCTCACCCCGGAGGGTTCCGCTCCGGCCAGCCCTGATCCGGGCGCGGAGCCTGCCGCGTCGGACCGTACCGGCACCGTGGCGGTGACCCGGTGA
- a CDS encoding TatD family hydrolase — protein MRIFDPHIHMTSRTTDDYERMAAAGVKALVEPSFWLGQPRTSVGSFTDYFDGLIGWEPFRAAQFGIAHHCTIALNPKEANDPRCREVLDILPRYLAKDRVVAVGEIGYDSMTPAEDEVFAAQLALAVEHELPALVHTPHRDKARGTTRTLDVVKESGIDPGLVVVDHLNELTVRPVADAGCWTGFSIYPDTKMSPDRMVVILREHGLDRVLINSAADWGRSDPLLTLRTGEAMLAAGFTDDDVDRVLWRNPVEFYGQSGRLRLDAAGTEPTFEGNSILRGGA, from the coding sequence TTGCGTATCTTCGACCCGCACATCCACATGACGTCGCGCACCACCGACGACTACGAACGCATGGCCGCCGCCGGGGTGAAGGCCCTGGTCGAGCCGTCGTTCTGGCTCGGGCAGCCGCGCACGTCGGTGGGCTCGTTCACCGACTACTTCGACGGCCTGATCGGCTGGGAGCCGTTCCGGGCCGCCCAGTTCGGGATCGCGCACCACTGCACGATCGCGCTGAACCCGAAGGAGGCCAACGACCCGCGCTGCCGGGAGGTCCTCGACATCCTGCCGCGCTACCTGGCCAAGGACCGGGTCGTCGCCGTCGGCGAGATCGGCTACGACTCCATGACCCCGGCCGAGGACGAGGTGTTCGCCGCCCAACTCGCCCTCGCGGTCGAACACGAACTCCCCGCCCTGGTGCACACCCCGCACCGCGACAAGGCCCGCGGCACGACCCGCACACTCGACGTCGTCAAGGAGTCCGGCATCGACCCGGGGCTGGTCGTCGTCGACCACCTCAACGAGCTGACCGTGCGGCCCGTCGCCGACGCCGGCTGCTGGACGGGGTTCTCCATCTACCCCGACACGAAGATGTCCCCGGACCGGATGGTCGTCATCCTCCGCGAACACGGCCTGGACCGGGTCCTGATCAACTCCGCGGCCGACTGGGGCCGCTCCGATCCGCTGCTCACGCTCCGCACGGGCGAGGCGATGCTGGCCGCCGGGTTCACCGACGACGACGTCGACCGGGTGCTGTGGCGCAACCCCGTCGAGTTCTACGGCCAGTCCGGCAGGCTGCGACTCGACGCCGCCGGCACGGAACCCACGTTCGAGGGCAACTCGATCCTGCGCGGCGGTGCCTGA